A genomic window from Streptomyces sp. WMMC940 includes:
- a CDS encoding M4 family metallopeptidase: MDSFTPVFCGIVPPHLLDKLARAGDPAVAAAARRTLVADAAHRTGRRLTTLTGAPAPSREVVPGPQRTLYDAGNGTALPGTEVRSEGDEPVQDATVNRAYAGLGATFDLLLDAYGHDSIDGAGLPLDATVHYDEKYGNAFWNGEQMVFGDGDGEIFLDFTGPVDVIAHELAHGFTQYSANFTYFGQPGALNESVSDVFGSLVKQRTLDQSADRADWLIGAGLLAPRVSGVALRSMKAPGTAYDDDVLGKDPQPATMADYVRTGRDNGGVHINSGIPNHAFYLLATQLGGKAWERAGQIWYDAMTSGKLRVDASFAEFARETVEAATARYGRGEEREAVVKAWSRVGVPAN, from the coding sequence ATGGACTCCTTCACGCCTGTCTTCTGCGGCATCGTGCCGCCGCATCTGCTCGACAAGCTGGCGCGTGCCGGTGATCCGGCCGTCGCCGCCGCGGCGCGCCGCACCCTCGTCGCGGACGCCGCGCACCGCACGGGTCGCCGGCTGACCACCCTCACCGGCGCCCCGGCGCCGTCCCGGGAGGTCGTCCCCGGCCCGCAGCGCACCCTGTACGACGCCGGGAACGGGACCGCGCTGCCCGGCACGGAGGTGCGCTCCGAGGGCGACGAGCCCGTCCAGGACGCCACCGTCAACCGCGCCTACGCCGGCCTCGGAGCGACGTTCGACCTGCTTCTTGACGCCTACGGGCACGACTCGATCGACGGCGCGGGCCTGCCCCTCGACGCGACCGTCCACTACGACGAGAAGTACGGCAACGCCTTCTGGAACGGCGAGCAGATGGTGTTCGGCGACGGCGACGGCGAGATCTTCCTCGACTTCACCGGTCCGGTCGACGTCATCGCCCACGAACTGGCGCACGGCTTCACCCAGTACTCGGCGAACTTCACCTACTTCGGCCAGCCCGGCGCGCTGAACGAGTCGGTCTCGGACGTCTTCGGCTCCCTGGTGAAGCAGCGCACGCTCGACCAGAGCGCGGACCGGGCCGACTGGCTCATCGGTGCCGGGCTGCTCGCGCCGCGGGTCAGCGGGGTGGCGCTGCGGTCGATGAAGGCGCCGGGCACGGCGTACGACGACGACGTGCTCGGCAAGGACCCCCAGCCTGCGACGATGGCCGACTACGTCCGCACGGGCCGGGACAACGGTGGCGTCCACATCAACTCGGGCATCCCCAACCACGCCTTCTACCTGCTCGCGACCCAGCTGGGCGGCAAGGCGTGGGAGCGGGCCGGGCAGATCTGGTACGACGCGATGACCTCGGGGAAGCTGCGGGTCGACGCGTCGTTCGCCGAGTTCGCCCGGGAGACGGTCGAGGCCGCCACCGCGCGCTACGGCAGGGGTGAGGAGCGCGAGGCCGTGGTGAAGGCGTGGTCCCGGGTCGGTGTGCCTGCCAACTGA
- a CDS encoding PhoH family protein: MTQTPTDQTLAPGQARAHFTVPAKHPMVTVLGSGDSLLRVIEQAFPTVDIHVRGNVISAVGEERQVALVQRLFDEMMLVLRTGQPMTEDAVERSIAMLREEGGGAAAETPSEVLTQNILSSRGRTIRPKTLNQKRYVDAIDKHTVVFGIGPAGTGKTYLAMAKAVQALQSKQVNRIILTRPAVEAGERLGFLPGTLYEKIDPYLRPLYDALHDMIDPDSIPRLMAAGTIEVAPLAYMRGRTLNDAFIILDEAQNTNPEQMKMFLTRLGFDSKIVITGDVTQVDLPGGTKSGLRQVREILDGVPDVHFSLLTSQDVVRHKLVGRIVDAYEEYDSRNGSNGK; the protein is encoded by the coding sequence ATGACTCAGACACCCACAGACCAGACCCTCGCGCCGGGGCAGGCACGAGCCCACTTCACCGTCCCCGCGAAGCACCCGATGGTGACCGTGCTCGGTTCTGGCGATTCCCTGCTGCGCGTGATCGAGCAGGCGTTCCCGACCGTGGACATCCATGTCCGCGGCAATGTGATCAGTGCCGTCGGCGAAGAGCGGCAAGTCGCACTGGTCCAGCGCCTTTTCGACGAGATGATGCTGGTGCTCCGCACCGGACAGCCGATGACGGAGGACGCCGTGGAACGCTCGATCGCCATGCTTCGCGAGGAAGGCGGGGGAGCGGCGGCCGAGACCCCTTCCGAGGTCCTCACCCAGAACATCCTGTCCAGCCGCGGCCGCACCATCCGCCCCAAGACGCTCAACCAGAAGCGCTACGTCGACGCCATCGACAAGCACACGGTCGTCTTCGGCATCGGCCCCGCCGGTACCGGCAAGACGTATCTGGCGATGGCCAAGGCGGTGCAGGCCCTGCAGTCCAAGCAGGTCAACCGGATCATCCTCACCCGGCCCGCGGTCGAGGCGGGCGAGCGCCTGGGCTTCCTGCCCGGCACGCTCTACGAGAAGATCGACCCCTACCTGCGGCCGCTGTACGACGCCCTGCACGACATGATCGACCCGGACTCGATCCCGCGCCTGATGGCCGCGGGCACGATCGAGGTGGCGCCGCTGGCGTACATGCGCGGCCGTACGCTCAACGACGCGTTCATCATCCTCGACGAGGCGCAGAACACGAATCCGGAACAGATGAAGATGTTCCTGACGCGTCTCGGCTTCGACTCGAAGATCGTGATCACCGGCGACGTCACCCAGGTCGACCTGCCCGGCGGGACCAAGAGCGGTCTGCGCCAGGTCCGGGAGATCCTGGACGGCGTCCCGGACGTGCACTTCTCCCTGCTGACATCGCAGGATGTCGTCCGGCACAAGCTCGTGGGCCGTATCGTCGACGCCTACGAGGAGTACGACAGCCGCAACGGCAGCAACGGGAAGTGA
- a CDS encoding DUF916 domain-containing protein, with protein MRRLPALLPPLPAPLATLLVPLLALAALLCAVPPAHAADNGEWSVEPTASGPGRRPYFYLSADPGTTLTDSVTVTNKTAAPLTFLLYGADAYNTERDGGFAVRARQERQRGVGAWTRPDRTRVTVPARTAVTVPYTLTVPEDAEPGDHPGALVALDERVAAGTGEAMAVGIQRAVGARVYLRVNGPAMPALSVEDVRYTPDKPLVPGTGGSSALVSYTLHNRGNVTLDPKVSLRAEGLFGRTLLARDLDGVPGELLPRQRIRLTASWAGAPQLEWGEVTLTASARDARGSGAVSFLAVPWLVAAVLFAAGAGALVWLRARRRTVRGG; from the coding sequence GTGCGAAGACTGCCCGCACTCCTCCCGCCGCTGCCCGCGCCTCTCGCGACGCTCCTCGTTCCCCTCCTCGCGCTGGCGGCACTGCTGTGCGCCGTCCCGCCCGCGCACGCCGCCGACAACGGCGAGTGGTCCGTCGAGCCCACGGCCTCCGGCCCGGGCCGCCGACCGTACTTCTACCTCTCCGCCGACCCCGGCACGACGCTCACCGACAGCGTCACCGTGACCAACAAGACCGCCGCCCCGCTGACGTTCCTGCTGTACGGGGCGGACGCCTACAACACCGAACGAGACGGCGGCTTCGCCGTGCGCGCCCGCCAGGAGAGGCAGCGCGGCGTCGGTGCCTGGACGAGGCCGGACCGGACCCGGGTGACCGTCCCCGCCCGCACCGCCGTCACCGTCCCGTACACCCTCACGGTTCCCGAGGACGCGGAGCCCGGCGACCACCCCGGCGCGCTGGTCGCCCTCGACGAACGCGTCGCCGCCGGGACGGGGGAAGCGATGGCCGTCGGCATCCAGCGGGCGGTCGGCGCCCGCGTGTACCTGCGGGTGAACGGACCGGCCATGCCCGCGCTCTCCGTCGAGGACGTCCGCTATACGCCGGACAAACCCCTTGTGCCGGGCACCGGCGGCAGCAGCGCCCTGGTCTCGTACACCCTGCACAACCGCGGCAACGTCACCCTCGACCCGAAGGTCTCCCTCCGCGCCGAGGGTCTCTTCGGCCGCACCCTCCTCGCCCGGGACCTGGACGGCGTCCCCGGCGAACTGCTGCCACGGCAGCGGATCCGGCTCACCGCGAGCTGGGCCGGGGCCCCGCAGCTCGAGTGGGGCGAGGTGACCCTCACCGCGAGCGCACGCGACGCCCGCGGATCCGGAGCGGTGTCCTTCCTCGCCGTCCCCTGGCTGGTCGCGGCCGTCCTGTTCGCGGCCGGTGCCGGGGCGCTGGTGTGGCTCCGGGCACGACGCCGGACGGTACGCGGAGGCTGA
- a CDS encoding TerB family tellurite resistance protein, with amino-acid sequence MLPARGQSGRKPHIHGHRGLGVFGVRTSWSTVGDGEFFCPECGGDRNYRRRTGRRRLTVLGLPVLPRGQAGPVVECAACHGHFGTEALDHPTTGRFSAMLRDGVHTVALAVLAAGGTSSRTVRRTAVATVRAAGISDCTEDQLTAMVEALAADTGRFLTDAGPCGAALAIELHEALEPLTPHLAPAGRESILLQGAGIALADGPYIPAERDVLTTVGNALQLCADDTARLLAAARTPSP; translated from the coding sequence GTGCTGCCAGCCCGCGGACAGAGCGGCCGAAAACCGCACATCCACGGTCATCGTGGTCTTGGTGTCTTCGGGGTGCGCACATCGTGGAGCACCGTCGGTGACGGCGAGTTCTTCTGCCCCGAATGCGGAGGCGACCGCAACTACCGCCGCCGTACCGGCCGCCGCCGCCTCACCGTCCTCGGCCTCCCCGTGCTCCCGCGCGGCCAGGCCGGACCGGTCGTCGAATGCGCCGCCTGCCACGGCCACTTCGGCACCGAGGCGCTGGACCACCCCACCACCGGCCGCTTCTCCGCGATGCTCCGCGACGGCGTGCACACCGTCGCACTCGCCGTCCTCGCCGCCGGCGGCACCTCCTCCCGCACGGTCCGCCGGACCGCGGTCGCCACCGTCCGCGCCGCCGGGATCAGCGACTGCACCGAGGACCAGCTGACGGCCATGGTGGAGGCACTCGCCGCCGACACCGGACGCTTCCTCACCGACGCCGGACCCTGCGGAGCCGCCCTCGCCATCGAACTCCACGAGGCGCTGGAACCGCTCACCCCGCATCTCGCCCCGGCCGGGCGTGAATCGATCCTGCTTCAGGGCGCCGGTATCGCCCTCGCCGACGGGCCCTACATCCCTGCGGAACGCGATGTGCTGACCACGGTCGGGAACGCGCTGCAACTGTGCGCCGACGACACGGCGCGCCTGCTCGCCGCGGCACGCACCCCGTCCCCGTAG
- the ybeY gene encoding rRNA maturation RNase YbeY — protein MSIDVNNESGTEVDEQAILDVARYALARMRIHPLSELSVIVVDAEAMEQLHIQWMDLPGPTDVMSFPMDELRPPVKDDEEPPQGLLGDIVLCPEVAKKQGEEAPTRHSMDEELQLLTVHGVLHLLGYDHEEADERAEMFGLQAAIVDGWRAEKGLTGPSPAPTVS, from the coding sequence ATGTCGATCGACGTCAACAACGAGTCCGGCACCGAGGTCGACGAGCAGGCGATCCTCGACGTCGCCCGCTACGCACTCGCGCGGATGCGCATCCACCCGCTCTCCGAGCTCTCGGTGATCGTCGTGGACGCCGAGGCCATGGAGCAGCTGCACATCCAGTGGATGGACCTGCCGGGCCCCACGGATGTCATGTCCTTTCCCATGGACGAGCTGCGTCCGCCCGTCAAGGACGACGAGGAGCCCCCGCAGGGGCTCCTCGGCGACATCGTGCTCTGCCCCGAGGTGGCGAAGAAGCAGGGCGAGGAAGCACCGACCCGGCACTCCATGGACGAGGAGCTCCAACTGCTCACCGTCCACGGGGTGCTGCACCTGCTCGGGTACGACCACGAGGAGGCCGACGAGCGCGCGGAGATGTTCGGTCTGCAGGCGGCGATCGTCGACGGCTGGAGGGCGGAGAAGGGTCTGACCGGTCCTTCCCCGGCGCCGACCGTCTCATGA
- a CDS encoding hemolysin family protein, which yields MSAQLVIGAVALVVVAWLAACAEAGIARVSGFRAAEALRSGRRGADRLVQVASDPTRYLNVALLVRVACEMAAGALVTYACLREFAETWQALAVAIGVMVLVSYVAVGVSPRTIGRQHPLNTATAAAYVLLPLARIMGPIPQLLILIGNALTPGKGFRKGPFASEAELRAMVDLAEQESLIEAEERRMVHSVFELGDTLVREVMVPRTDLVAIERYKTIRQSLTLALRSGFSRIPVTGENEDDIVGIVYLKDLVRKTHINREAEAELVSTAMRPAAFVPDTKNAGDLLREMQQERNHVAVVIDEYGGTAGIVTIEDILEEIVGEITDEYDRELPPVQELGDSRFRVTARLDIGDLGELFGLDAYDDEDVETVGGLLAKSLGRVPIAGASAQVELPDGRALRLTAESPAGRRNKIVTVLVEPA from the coding sequence ATGAGCGCCCAGCTCGTCATCGGCGCCGTCGCCCTCGTCGTCGTCGCCTGGCTCGCCGCCTGCGCCGAGGCCGGCATCGCCCGGGTCTCCGGCTTCCGCGCAGCCGAGGCGCTGCGCTCCGGGCGGCGCGGAGCCGACCGGCTGGTCCAGGTCGCGTCCGACCCGACGCGCTATCTCAACGTCGCCCTGCTCGTGCGGGTCGCCTGCGAGATGGCGGCCGGGGCGCTCGTCACCTACGCGTGTCTGCGGGAGTTCGCGGAGACCTGGCAGGCGCTGGCCGTCGCCATCGGCGTGATGGTCCTCGTCTCGTACGTCGCCGTCGGCGTCTCGCCGCGCACCATCGGCCGCCAGCACCCGCTCAACACGGCGACCGCCGCCGCGTACGTCCTGCTGCCGCTCGCCCGGATCATGGGCCCGATCCCGCAGCTGCTGATCCTCATCGGCAACGCGCTGACGCCGGGCAAGGGCTTCCGCAAGGGCCCGTTCGCCAGCGAGGCCGAGCTGCGGGCGATGGTCGACCTCGCCGAGCAGGAGTCGCTGATCGAGGCCGAGGAGCGCAGGATGGTGCACTCCGTCTTCGAGCTCGGCGACACCCTGGTGCGCGAGGTGATGGTCCCGCGGACGGATCTCGTCGCCATCGAGCGCTACAAGACCATCCGCCAGTCGCTCACCCTCGCGCTGCGCTCCGGCTTCTCCCGCATCCCCGTCACCGGGGAGAACGAGGACGACATCGTCGGGATCGTGTATCTGAAGGACCTGGTCCGCAAGACGCACATCAACCGGGAGGCGGAGGCCGAGCTGGTCTCCACCGCGATGCGCCCGGCCGCCTTCGTGCCCGACACCAAGAACGCGGGCGATCTGCTGCGCGAGATGCAGCAGGAGCGCAACCACGTCGCCGTCGTCATCGACGAGTACGGCGGCACGGCCGGGATCGTCACGATCGAGGACATCCTGGAGGAGATCGTCGGCGAGATCACCGACGAGTACGACCGGGAGCTGCCGCCCGTGCAGGAGCTCGGCGACTCGCGCTTCCGGGTAACCGCCCGGCTCGACATCGGCGACCTCGGTGAGCTGTTCGGCCTCGACGCCTACGACGACGAGGACGTGGAGACGGTCGGCGGGCTGCTGGCCAAGTCCCTCGGGCGGGTCCCGATCGCCGGCGCCAGCGCCCAGGTCGAGCTCCCGGACGGCCGCGCCCTGCGGCTGACCGCCGAGTCCCCCGCCGGCCGGCGGAACAAGATCGTCACCGTGCTCGTGGAGCCGGCGTGA
- a CDS encoding beta-xylosidase, translating into MASLPSTPRRRRWAALLGVSALVATGGGFLAPSAAARVEAAQAVDFPTHCVPPPISGIPPIDGTTSAEITVDNAAPKVGDTVTVTYTVTKPAAGNPVDLALPADIMTPTGKVTLGGGQPGSVTVAGPKKNPPVPGKAPFPAFSMTGTFTVTAPGSITLSPGDYNIHTSYIMELDTPCTVTNPPAPVSRTIVATEQPGANERSVQLGTASGKPGDQVTLTGAKFTPLADVTVAGRAGAAETADKVTVKASAAGTFTARLTVADKATTGIVAYEGTAWSDDKGAGPAAYTVLDDTPVPANSQQLTTAVAAGTLSMTQAGDTVRLTSVDFGRGGAATGDLHAVTVKDFRGGPAGWSLTGKVTDFTGPGGKIDAGRLSWIPVCATKAGSPSTCAAGSAGAVGTAGATLASAPDGALTGGEFTAGAKMTLDVPAFTAPGAYSGVLTLTLT; encoded by the coding sequence ATGGCGTCCCTGCCATCCACACCACGAAGACGCCGCTGGGCGGCGCTACTGGGGGTGAGCGCGCTCGTGGCCACCGGCGGCGGGTTCCTCGCGCCCTCCGCCGCGGCCCGGGTCGAGGCGGCCCAGGCGGTCGACTTCCCGACCCACTGCGTACCACCGCCGATCTCCGGCATCCCGCCCATCGACGGCACGACCAGCGCCGAGATCACCGTCGACAACGCCGCACCCAAGGTGGGCGACACGGTCACCGTCACCTACACCGTCACCAAGCCCGCCGCCGGCAACCCCGTCGACCTGGCGCTGCCCGCCGACATCATGACCCCGACCGGCAAGGTGACGCTCGGGGGAGGACAGCCCGGCAGCGTCACCGTCGCCGGGCCGAAGAAGAACCCGCCCGTCCCCGGCAAGGCACCGTTCCCGGCGTTCTCCATGACCGGCACCTTCACGGTCACCGCGCCCGGCTCGATCACCCTCTCCCCGGGCGACTACAACATCCACACCAGCTACATCATGGAACTGGACACCCCCTGCACGGTGACGAACCCGCCCGCGCCCGTCTCGCGGACGATCGTCGCCACCGAACAGCCCGGCGCCAACGAACGGTCCGTCCAACTCGGCACGGCCTCCGGCAAGCCGGGGGACCAGGTGACCCTCACCGGTGCGAAGTTCACCCCCCTCGCGGACGTCACCGTCGCCGGCCGCGCCGGCGCGGCCGAGACCGCGGACAAGGTGACCGTGAAGGCGAGCGCGGCGGGCACGTTCACCGCCCGGCTCACGGTCGCCGACAAGGCCACCACCGGAATCGTCGCCTACGAGGGCACCGCCTGGAGCGACGACAAGGGCGCGGGCCCCGCGGCGTACACCGTCCTCGACGACACCCCCGTACCCGCGAACAGCCAGCAGCTCACCACGGCCGTCGCGGCCGGCACCCTGTCCATGACCCAGGCCGGTGACACCGTCCGGCTGACCTCCGTCGACTTCGGCAGGGGCGGCGCCGCCACCGGCGACCTCCACGCGGTGACCGTCAAGGACTTCCGCGGCGGCCCCGCGGGCTGGTCCCTGACCGGCAAGGTCACCGACTTCACCGGTCCCGGCGGGAAGATCGACGCCGGCCGGCTGAGCTGGATCCCGGTCTGCGCCACCAAGGCCGGCAGCCCCAGCACCTGCGCGGCGGGCTCCGCGGGCGCCGTCGGCACCGCCGGCGCCACCCTGGCGTCCGCCCCCGACGGGGCGCTCACCGGCGGCGAGTTCACCGCGGGCGCGAAGATGACGCTGGACGTACCGGCGTTCACCGCACCCGGCGCCTACTCCGGCGTGCTGACCCTCACCCTCACCTGA
- a CDS encoding cytidine deaminase, producing MTDSSGLDPEDRKIITLARSARARNGVPEGAAVRDETGRTYVAGTVALESLRLSALRTAVAMAVASGATSLEAAAVVADTDTVADADRAAVRDLGGPGTPVLLAGPDGMLRATVTAG from the coding sequence ATGACCGACAGCTCCGGACTCGATCCCGAAGACCGCAAGATCATCACGCTGGCGCGCAGTGCCCGTGCGCGCAACGGGGTGCCCGAGGGCGCTGCGGTGCGGGACGAGACCGGACGGACGTACGTCGCGGGCACGGTGGCGCTCGAGTCGCTGCGGCTGAGCGCCCTTCGGACGGCCGTCGCCATGGCCGTGGCCAGCGGCGCCACCTCCCTGGAAGCCGCTGCGGTCGTCGCCGACACCGACACGGTCGCCGACGCCGACCGCGCCGCGGTCCGGGACCTGGGCGGGCCGGGCACACCGGTGCTGCTCGCCGGTCCCGACGGCATGCTCCGAGCGACCGTGACGGCGGGCTGA
- a CDS encoding MmcQ/YjbR family DNA-binding protein — MTPRRLKELCLEQNAAVEDFPFGPEVSVFKVAGKMFALSDLAATPLKVSLKCDPDEAVRLRAEFPAIVPGYHLNKRHWNTVTVGELPARTVRELVEDSYDLVVGGLPKAERLRLDRP; from the coding sequence CTGACGCCCCGCCGGTTGAAGGAGCTCTGCCTGGAGCAGAACGCCGCGGTGGAGGACTTCCCCTTCGGCCCCGAGGTCTCGGTCTTCAAGGTCGCCGGGAAGATGTTCGCCCTCTCCGACCTGGCGGCCACCCCGCTGAAGGTGTCGTTGAAGTGCGACCCGGACGAGGCCGTCCGGCTGCGCGCCGAGTTCCCGGCGATCGTCCCCGGCTACCACCTCAACAAGCGGCACTGGAACACCGTCACGGTGGGGGAGCTCCCGGCCCGTACGGTCCGGGAGCTCGTCGAGGACTCCTACGACCTCGTCGTCGGGGGCCTGCCGAAGGCGGAGCGGCTGCGCCTGGACCGGCCGTGA
- a CDS encoding protealysin inhibitor emfourin: MRIHVRRTGGFAGIERVSEVDTAGRPDAQEWRALAEQAMGDGRDTPPVGVPDGFQYQLTVDGTTVYCADPRLTEAQRKLITRVLKEGS, encoded by the coding sequence ATGCGCATCCACGTACGACGCACAGGCGGGTTCGCCGGCATCGAGCGGGTCTCCGAGGTCGACACCGCCGGGCGGCCCGACGCCCAGGAGTGGCGGGCCCTGGCCGAGCAGGCGATGGGCGACGGCCGGGACACCCCGCCGGTGGGGGTGCCGGACGGCTTCCAGTACCAGCTCACGGTGGACGGGACCACGGTGTACTGCGCCGACCCCAGGCTGACCGAGGCCCAGCGGAAGCTGATCACCCGGGTGCTGAAGGAAGGCTCCTGA
- the leuA gene encoding 2-isopropylmalate synthase, with translation MSQSQWNGRPTPITNTTHTQKPSGMPIHKYGRYEAVDIPDRTWPEKRITKAPRWLSTDLRDGNQALIDPMSPARKREMFDLLVRLGYKEIEVGFPSSGETDFAFVRSIIEEGAIPDDVTISVLTQAREDLIERTVESIVGARRATVHLYNATAPTFRRVVFRGSKDDVKQIAVDGTRLVMEYAEKLLGDETVFGYQYSPEIFTDTELDFALEVCEAVCDVWQPGPGREIILNLPATVERSTPSTHADRFEWMSRHLTRREHVCLSVHPHNDRGTAVAAAELAIMAGADRIEGCLFGQGERTGNVDLVTLGMNLFSQGVDPQIDFSQIDEIRRTSEYCNQMQIHPRHPYAGDLVYTAFSGSHQDAIKKGFDAMEADAAARGVTTDDIEWAVPYLPIDPKDVGRSYEAVIRVNSQSGKGGIAYVLKNDHKLDLPRRMQIEFSRIIQAKTDAEGGEVTPKEIWSVFQDEYLPNPVDPWGRVQLRSGQSTSDTDGTDTLTVEAVVDGADTVLTGSGNGPISAFVDALNGIGVDARVLDYQEHTMSEGASAQAASYIECAIDGKVLWGIGIDANTTRASLKAVVSAVNRASR, from the coding sequence ATGTCACAGTCGCAGTGGAACGGCCGCCCCACGCCGATCACCAACACCACGCACACCCAGAAGCCGTCCGGCATGCCGATCCACAAGTACGGCCGGTACGAGGCCGTCGACATCCCGGACCGCACCTGGCCCGAGAAGCGGATCACCAAGGCACCGCGCTGGCTGTCCACCGACCTCCGGGACGGCAACCAGGCGCTGATCGACCCGATGTCGCCGGCCCGCAAGCGTGAGATGTTCGACCTGCTGGTCCGCCTCGGCTACAAGGAGATCGAGGTCGGCTTCCCCTCGTCCGGCGAGACCGACTTCGCCTTCGTACGCTCGATCATCGAAGAGGGCGCGATCCCGGACGACGTGACGATCTCCGTCCTGACCCAGGCCCGCGAGGACCTGATCGAGCGCACCGTGGAGTCGATCGTCGGCGCCAGGCGGGCCACCGTCCACCTGTACAACGCGACGGCGCCGACGTTCCGCCGCGTCGTCTTCCGCGGCTCCAAGGACGACGTCAAGCAGATCGCCGTCGACGGCACCCGGCTGGTGATGGAGTACGCCGAGAAGCTGCTGGGCGACGAGACCGTCTTCGGCTACCAGTACAGCCCGGAGATCTTCACCGACACCGAACTGGACTTCGCCCTGGAGGTCTGCGAGGCGGTCTGCGACGTCTGGCAGCCCGGCCCCGGCCGCGAGATCATCCTGAACCTGCCCGCCACCGTGGAGCGTTCGACGCCCTCCACCCACGCGGACCGCTTCGAGTGGATGTCCCGCCACCTGACCCGCCGCGAGCACGTCTGCCTGTCCGTGCACCCGCACAACGACCGCGGCACCGCCGTGGCCGCCGCCGAGCTGGCGATCATGGCGGGCGCCGACCGCATCGAGGGCTGCCTGTTCGGCCAGGGCGAGCGCACCGGCAACGTCGACCTGGTCACCCTCGGCATGAACCTCTTCTCCCAGGGCGTCGACCCGCAGATCGACTTCTCGCAGATCGACGAGATCCGCCGCACCAGCGAGTACTGCAACCAGATGCAGATCCACCCGCGCCACCCCTACGCGGGCGACCTCGTCTACACCGCCTTCTCCGGCTCCCACCAGGACGCCATCAAGAAGGGCTTCGACGCCATGGAGGCCGACGCGGCCGCCCGGGGCGTGACGACCGACGACATCGAGTGGGCCGTCCCGTACCTGCCGATCGACCCGAAGGACGTGGGCCGCTCCTACGAGGCGGTCATCCGCGTCAACTCGCAGTCCGGCAAGGGCGGTATCGCCTACGTCCTGAAGAACGACCACAAGCTGGACCTGCCGCGCCGGATGCAGATCGAGTTCTCCCGCATCATTCAGGCCAAGACCGACGCCGAGGGCGGCGAGGTCACGCCGAAGGAGATCTGGTCCGTCTTCCAGGACGAGTACCTGCCCAACCCCGTCGACCCGTGGGGCCGCGTCCAGCTGCGTTCCGGCCAGTCCACCTCGGACACCGACGGCACCGACACCCTGACGGTGGAGGCGGTCGTGGACGGCGCCGACACCGTGCTGACCGGCAGCGGCAACGGCCCCATCTCCGCGTTCGTCGACGCGCTGAACGGGATCGGCGTCGACGCGCGCGTCCTGGACTACCAGGAGCACACGATGAGCGAGGGCGCGTCCGCGCAGGCCGCCTCCTACATCGAATGCGCCATCGACGGAAAGGTCCTGTGGGGCATCGGCATCGACGCCAACACCACCCGCGCCTCGCTGAAGGCGGTCGTGTCGGCCGTCAACCGCGCCTCCCGCTGA
- the era gene encoding GTPase Era, with amino-acid sequence MSVHTPRSEAPHRAGFACFVGRPNAGKSTLTNALVGQKVAITSNRPQTTRHTVRGIVHRPDLNAQLVLVDTPGLHKPRTLLGERLNDVVRTTWAEVDVIGFCIPADQKLGPGDRFIAKELAGIKKTPKVAIVTKTDLVDSKTLAEQLLAVDRLGSELGIEWAEIVPVSAVGDKQVTLLGDLLVPLLPESPPLYPEGDLTDEPEQVMVAELIREAALEGVRDELPHSIAVVVEEMLPREGRPADRPLLDIHANVYIERPSQKGIIIGPKGSRLKEVGTKSRKHIEALLGTPVFLDLHVKVAKDWQRDPKQLRRLGF; translated from the coding sequence ATGAGCGTTCACACCCCCCGGTCCGAGGCCCCGCACCGCGCCGGCTTCGCCTGCTTCGTCGGCCGCCCCAACGCGGGCAAGTCCACCCTCACGAACGCTCTGGTGGGCCAGAAGGTGGCCATCACCTCCAACCGGCCGCAGACCACCCGCCACACCGTCCGCGGCATCGTCCACCGCCCCGACCTGAACGCCCAGCTCGTGCTCGTGGACACCCCCGGCCTGCACAAGCCGCGCACCCTGCTCGGCGAGCGGCTCAACGACGTCGTACGCACCACCTGGGCCGAGGTCGACGTGATCGGCTTCTGCATCCCGGCCGACCAGAAGCTCGGCCCCGGCGACCGCTTCATCGCCAAGGAACTGGCCGGGATCAAGAAGACCCCCAAGGTCGCGATCGTGACCAAGACCGACCTGGTCGACTCCAAGACCCTGGCCGAGCAGCTCCTCGCCGTCGACCGCCTCGGCAGCGAGCTCGGCATCGAGTGGGCGGAGATCGTCCCGGTGTCGGCCGTCGGCGACAAGCAGGTCACCCTCCTCGGAGACCTCCTCGTCCCGCTGCTCCCGGAGAGCCCCCCGCTCTACCCGGAGGGCGACCTCACGGACGAGCCGGAGCAGGTCATGGTCGCCGAGCTGATCCGCGAGGCGGCGCTGGAAGGGGTACGGGACGAGCTGCCCCACTCGATCGCCGTCGTGGTCGAGGAGATGCTGCCGCGCGAGGGACGCCCGGCGGACCGACCGCTGCTCGACATCCACGCCAACGTCTACATCGAGCGCCCCAGCCAGAAGGGCATCATCATCGGCCCCAAGGGCAGCCGCCTGAAGGAGGTCGGCACCAAGTCCCGCAAGCACATCGAGGCGCTGCTCGGCACCCCCGTCTTCCTCGATCTGCACGTGAAGGTGGCCAAGGACTGGCAGCGGGACCCGAAGCAGCTGCGCAGGCTGGGTTTCTGA